In a genomic window of Ipomoea triloba cultivar NCNSP0323 chromosome 3, ASM357664v1:
- the LOC116012496 gene encoding uncharacterized membrane protein At3g27390-like, producing MSNSLQDWLTSFYVVFAFCAALCLGALKSLLVGPIAGLILIIGNVGVILGLFPAHVLWTVYALVKTNRFDVPLKVAFLFALPVLFGIWLGLSIAGSVLVGVGYGFFTPWVSAFEAFRHDNDSKRFFHCIVDGTWGTIRGSCTVVRDFADICYHSYPLYLKELRESPASLELQPFKFIHVPGCIIVGLLGLVVEIPLYTAIAIVKSPFMLFKGWYRLTHDLISREGPFLETACIPIAGLTILMWPLVVIGSIIMAIFSSFFIGVYGAVVVYQERSFRRGVAYVIAMVAEFDEYTNDWLYLREGSVLPKPKYRKKKVSEQTEFSVRRNRSIQGKLNAVFSEAPAMLVPSLTASRSVREAIQEVKMVQVWQNMIKTCEIRGKELLDSNVITAADLEVWVKAKHVSDAAIVNVGLPCYTFLQTILFSIKAGSDGLLLLDNLEITYLNRPQDRLLDWFFEPVMNLKEQIKVIRLEEGEIRFLEKVVLFGSNTDRFKAWENGSLAPQETLRAAQIEGISRRMVGMIRSVSKFPTYRRKFKQIVKGLILHNIAAESSSRSIPYSVPKAGSTRSVSSTRSTGSIIEIV from the exons ATGTCAAATAGCCTGCAAGATTGGCTCACGAGTTTTTATGTTGTGTTTGCCTTCTGCGCCGCGCTCTGTCTGGGCGCTCTCAAAA GTTTGCTGGTGGGTCCGATTGCTGGGCTCATATTGATCATAGGGAATGTTGGGGTAATTCTTGGCCTCTTCCCCGCACACGTTCTATGGACCGTTTACGCCCTTGTCAA GACTAATAGGTTCGATGTGCCACTGAAAGTTGCGTTCTTGTTTGCCTTGCCGGTTTTATTTGGTATATGGCTGGGATTGAGCATAGCGGGCAGTGTTCTTGTGGGAGTTGGCTATGGATTCTTCACGCCATGGGTTTCGGCTTTTGAAGCTTTTCGACACGACAATGATTCCAAGAGATTCTTCCATTGCATTGTG GACGGCACATGGGGGACGATCCGAGGTAGCTGCACCGTGGTCCGAGATTTTGCTGACATATGTTACCATTCATATCCTCTCTACCTCAAAGAGCTCCGCGAATCGCCTGCCTCACTTGAACTTCAACCTTTCAA ATTTATCCATGTACCAGGATGCATCATTGTTGGGCTGTTAGGGCTAGTTGTGGAGATTCCTCTTTACACAGCAATAGCCATAGTGAAGAGCCCATTCATGCTGTTCAAGGGATGGTACAGATTAACACATGATCTGATCAGCAGAGAGGGTCCTTTCTTAGAAACAGCATGCATTCCCATTGCTGGTTTGACAATCTTGATGTGGCCACTTGTTGTTATTGGCAGCATCATAATGGCCATTTTCTCGAGTTTCTTCATCGGGGTATATGGAGCTGTTGTTGTGTACCAG GAAAGGTCTTTCAGGAGAGGTGTTGCCTATGTGATTGCAATGGTGGCAGAATTTGATGAGTACACTAATGATTGGTTGTATCTCAGAGAGGGATCTGTGCTCccaaa GCCTAAGTACAGAAAAAAGAAGGTTTCTGAGCAGACAGAGTTCTCTGTGAGAAGAAATCGTTCGATTCAAGGTAAACTAAACGCGGTTTTCAGTGAAGCACCTGCAATGCTTGTTCCAAGTTTGACAGCTTCAAGATCAGTTAGGGAAGCCATTCAAGAAGTGAAAATGGTTCAG GTATGGCAGAACATGATAAAGACATGCGAGATACGAGGCAAAGAATTGCTGGATTCAAACGTGATAACCGCAGCAGATCTTGAGGTTTGGGTGAAGGCAAAACATGTAAGTGATGCCGCCATTGTCAATGTGGGCTTGCCTTGTTACACATTCTTGCAGACCATACTATTCTCCATCAAAGCCGGATCAGATGGTTTGCTGCTTCTCGACAATCTGGAGATCACTTATCTCAACAGACCCCAAGACAGGCTGCTAGACTGGTTCTTCGAACCAGTCATGAACCTCAAAGAACAGATCAAAGTCATACGTTTGGAAGAAGGGGAGATAAGGTTCCTGGAAAAAGTTGTTCTTTTTGGAAGCAACACAGACCGTTTTAAGGCCTGGGAAAATGGTAGCTTGGCTCCACAAGAAACGCTCAGAGCTGCCCAAATTGAAGGCATCAGTCGAAG AATGGTGGGGATGATAAGAAGTGTGTCGAAGTTTCCGACTTACAGACGAAAGTTCAAACAAATCGTGAAAGGGCTGATTCTGCATAACATTGCAGCAGAGAGTTCATCAAGATCCATTCCATATTCTGTGCCAAAAGCAGGGTCCACGAGATCGGTGTCGTCGACAAGATCAACTGGGTCTATTATTGAGATTGTATAA
- the LOC116013901 gene encoding cyclin-dependent kinase inhibitor 2-like, translating into MYLRMSNGAEEEVAVMEVAAEIGVKMMKRGREVVDGGEETDVVKRMKIGLGEGELKPSSPAAPSLVQLVMPVNSVAPPERLDHAPASCCIINQSSELGLENLEFVDLQEEGDGFATPKHNSESEESGKVPPFPAKLVPPKQLKFRLISKLIPNNYPLAEEVEEFFAAAEEQKRLQEFSDKYNFDFENEKPMEGRYEWVKLFEEPAMKVGEDSADEITVASSTMKIDEDSGDEVSPASQ; encoded by the exons ATGTATCTGAGGATGTCGAACGGAGCTGAGGAGGAGGTTGCGGTGATGGAGGTGGCGGCGGAGATAGGcgtgaagatgatgaagagagGTCGAGAAGTGGTGGATGGCGGCGAGGAAACGGACGTGGTTAAGAGGATGAAGATAGGTTTAGGTGAAGGTGAATTGAAGCCGTCGTCTCCGGCGGCGCCGTCGCTGGTTCAACTGGTTATGCCGGTGAATTCGGTTGCTCCTCCGGAGAGGCTCGATCACGCTCCGGCGTCTTGTTGCATAATCAACCAATCAAGCGAGCTCGGTTTGGAAAATCTGGAATTCGTAGATCTACAG GAGGAAGGTGATGGCTTCGCGACGCCTAAACACAATTCCGAGAGCGAAGAGAG TGGAAAGGTGCCGCCGTTCCCCGCCAAGCTTGTGCCGCCGAAGCAGCTCAAATTTCGTCTGATTTCGAAATTAATCCCGAACAACTATCCGCTTGCTGAGGAAGTTGAAGAATTCTTCGCTGCTGCTGAGGAACAAAAGCGTCTCCAAGAATTTTCAGACAA GTACAACTTCGACTTTGAGAATGAGAAGCCAATGGAAGGTCGTTACGAGTGGGTTAAACTATTTGAAGAGCCGGCCATGAAGGTAGGTGAAGATTCAGCAGATGAGATCACTGTAGCGTCGTCCACCATGAAGATAGATGAAGATTCAGGAGATGAAGTCAGTCCAGCGTCGCAGTAA